DNA from Alphaproteobacteria bacterium SS10:
GCATCGTGACGCCACCAGATCAGAATGCCGGGCAGCATCAGGAAATCGCTGAAAATCTGCGCGCCAGTAACCCGCCGCCAGCGCGCCCAGAGATTGCCGCCAAGGGGCAGAATATCGACGCCTAACCTGACCGCATGAAGCGGATCGCCGCATCTCGCTCAAACAGGTAGAGCAGGGTGCGCAGGGCTTCTGCGCGCTCACCGGTCAGTTCTGGGTCTTGGGAGACTATCAGGCGGGCATCTTGATGGGCCGTCTGCAGCAGCTCTTTATGATGCTCCAGATCGGCAATGCGGAACCCTGGCATGCCGGCCTGTCTTGTACCCAGCATTTCACCAGCCCCGCGGATCAGCAGATCCGCCTCGGCAATCTCAAAACCATCATCCGTATCGCGCAGGATTTTAAGCCGCTCCTGGGCGGTTTTGCCCGCTGAACGCTTATAAAGCAGCAGACAGCTAGACGGTTTATCCCCGCGGCCAACGCGACCGCGCAATTGGTGTAGCTGGGCCAAGCCAAAGCGGTTGGCATCTTCGATCACCATGATTGTCGCTTCCGGCACATTGATGCCAACCTCAATCACCGTGGTGGCTACTAAGACGCTGATCTCGCCGGCGGCGAAGGCGGCAACAACCCGGTCTTTCTCTTCGGTATCCATGCGGCCATGGACCAGACCAACCTGGCCCGGCATGGCGTCGCGAAGGGTTTCGGCGCGGGCCTCCGCAGCAACCATGTCCGACTTCTCAGAATCCTCAACCAGCGGACAGACCCAATAGGCCCGTTCACCCTGCGCTGTGGCCTGTTTCAGCCGTCCAACCACATCCATCAGCCGATCATCGGTAACGGCCCGAGTGGTAATTGGCTGTCGACCTGGCGGCTTCTCATCCAGGATCGAGACGTCCATATCGCCATATTGGGTCATGGAGAGGGTGCGCGGGATCGGCGTTGCCGTCATGACCAGCATATCCACCTGCTGTCCCTTGGCGCCCAAAGCCAGTCGCTGACCAACACCAAAACGGTGCTGTTCATCAACAATAACAAGGCCTAAGCGGTTGAACTCAACCTTATCCTGAAACAGGGCATGGGTGCCGACGGCCAATTGAATAGTGCCGTCAGCCAGGGCACCGTCTCGTGCTCTGCGGGCCCGCTGATCTATCTTGCCGGTTAACAGCGCAAGGGTAATCCCAGCGGCCTCGGCCCAGGGGGCCATGGTCTCAAGATGCTGCCGGGCTAGCAGTTCGGTTGGTGCCATCATGGCGGCCTGATAACCCGCCTCAATCGCGCGGAGGGCAGTAAGGAACCCGACAATGGTTTTGCCGCTGCCCACATCCCCCTGGATCAGGCGCAGCATGCGAACATCCTCACCAAGATCCTTATCGATCTCGGCCATGGCGCGGCTCTGGGCGCCAGTCAGGGCAAAGGGAAGGGTGCCGAGGACCTTTTCACGCAGCGGGCCTGCTGGCGGCAATGAGCGGCCCCTGGCACGCTTCTGTTGATGCCTGACGAGGGCGAGGGCCAGTTGGTCGGCCAGTAGTTCATCATAGGCGAGGCGCTGCCGTGCTGGTGCTTGGTCACTGGTGACCGGGCCCTCGCTATCCTCACCATGCAGTTGCAGAAGGGCTGTCTTGGTCTCTGGCCAGCTCTCCCGTGCCTGAATGCCAGCAGGAAGCCAGTCCGGAAAATTGGGCACACGAGAGAGAGCATCAGCCATGGCCTTGCCCATGACTTTGTTGCTTAGCCCGGCGGTTAGGCCGTAGACGGGCTCAAGAGTGGCAATCTTATCAAGCTCTTCTGGTGCGGCGATGATATCAGGGTGCACCATCTGGGCCTTGCCGTGGCGCCACTCAACCTTTCCGGATACCAATCGCTTGCCGCCACCCTCGGGCAGCTCCCGCTCTAGATAGTCACCTCGGGCGTTGAAGAAGATCAGGGTAATCAATCCTGCCTCATCGCTTGCCTCAACACGGTAGGGAATGCCCCTTCGTGGGTTGCGATGATGGCGTCCTATACTCAGAATTAGGGTCGCAATCTCACCATCGGGCGCCTCTGGGATCGTTACGACGCGTCGGCGGTCGATAACGCCAGTAGGCAGGTGAAACAGCAGGTCGATGATCCGCTCTCCACCCGCTGCCTTACCGACAAGCTTGGCCAGGCGTGGGCCAATACCACGCAGGCGCTCAACTTGCTCAAATAAGGGGTAGAGGATGCGGGGCCGCATGGGTTTGGGGGCTTACCATCGGGTCTATTTTGATCCCTTGTGCTTAGACCTCTGAGGCACCTGGTACAAGCAGCAGCTACAAGCGGTTGCCGACTGGCGTCATGAATGCCATATCGCTGCCAACGCCACCGCAGATATGCTGATGATCATTATGACCGATGCCCAACCAGAGACCGTCTCCGCCGACGAGGCCCGTGATATCCGCCGCCGCCAACTTCGCTATCGCAGTTGGAAGCGTGGAACGAAGGAGATGGACCTGCTCATGGGCAACTTCGCTGATGCCTATCTAGACGGGTTCAGTGACGAAGAACTCGATCAATTTGAATGGCTTCTGCGGGAGAATGATCCCGATCTCTACAATTGGTTCGTGGGCGTATCCCAGCCGCCTGCCGATTATGAGAATCCAATGCTCGCCCGCTTCCTCGCTTTCGACTATAAGCCCGATCCCCGGTAACCGCCGCCGGTTGGCAGCGGCACCAAGATGACCGAAGACGCGCAATCCGGCGCCTGGATGACAAGTAATGTCGCAAACCCTTCATGCCGCCAAAGAAGATGATTTGGCCGATGATGATGGCTCTGACCTGATTGGTACCCTGATTTTTGGGGCACCTTCGGGTCATGATGCGCGTGTTCTGGCCGATCTGGCCCGGGATCGGGTTGGTGGCCTGGTCCATATTGCCCTTGATGATACCCGAACGGCGCTGTTGGAAGAGCTATTGGCCTTCTTCGCACCGGATGTTGAGGTCATCACCTTTCCGGCTTGGGACTGTCTGCCCTATGACCGTGTTTCCCCGAAGATGGAGATTGTTGGTCAACGGATCGACGCGCTTAACCGTCTGAACCGCGACGTGCCAAAGGGCAAATCGCGGCTGCTTCTGACAACCGTCAACGCCATTCTCCAAAAGGTTCCGCCACGCGATGCGTTTGAGGAGGCGAGCCTGACCGTTGAGGTTGGTGGCCGCCTTGACCCCGACCATTTACAGCGGTTTCTGGCCCGAAACGGCTATGCCCGCGCCCATACGGTCCGTGAGCCGGGTGAGTATGCCATTCGGGGCGGCATTGTAGATCTGTACCCACCTGCCGCTGATGGGCCGATCCGGATCGATCTGTTCGGCGATGATGTTGAGAGCATCCGCCTCTTCGATCCCGTCACTCAACGGACCACGGATAAGCTGAAGGAGGCTGTCCTGGTCCCGATCACTGAGCTGTTTCTTGATGAACCATCGATTGAGCGCTTCCGGACCGGCTATCGCGCCCTGTTCGGTGCTGTCAACGATGATGACCTGCTCTATGAGGCGATAAGCGAGGGCCGCAAACATCCGGGCATGGAGCATTGGCTGCCGCTGTTTTATGAGCGACTGGACACGGTTCTCGACTACGTGCCTAGCGCTGGGATCAGCTTTGATGCCCAGGCCGTGGCTGCGCACCGCTCGCGCTTAGAGCAGATCGAAGACTTCTTCGATGCCCGACAAACAATGATGGAAAGCAGGGGGAAGGGTGATAGTTCCCCGGGCGTGCTCTACCGGCCGGTGCCGACCGAGCGCCTATTCCTAACCGATGGCGGTTTTGAGCGTGCCCTTGAAGGGCGTGACACCTTCCAACTGGCAAAAACGGGGGCCAGTGCCGAGGCTGAACACAGCGCTGACGGCGTCGGCAGTGGCGGCCGCAAGGGACGTGACTTTGGCGACATTCGCGCCCTGCCAGATGGTAATGTTTTCAGTGCCCTACTTGAGCATGCTGAAGCTCAATTGAAGGCTGGTCGACGGTTCCTATTGGCCGCCTATAGCCATGGTTCCTTAGATCGCCTCCGCGCGCTCATGATCGATCATGAGTTACCAGAACCGCTTAACGTGGACAGTTGGGCCGAAGCCGAGAAGGCGAAGCCAGACCAATGGATGGCCGCCATTCTGGGCCTTGAGACCGGTTTTGAGAGTGAAGACCTCACCGTCGTCACCGAACAAGACCTGCTCGGTGATCGGCTAACCCGTAGACGGAAGCGCCGGCGCCGTTCTGACAAGTTCCTGCTGGAGGTTGGTGGGCTTAGTGAGGGAGACCTGCTTGTCCACGCCGAGCATGGCATCGGTCGGTTTGAAGGGCTTGAGACCCTGGATGTTGGTGGTGCCCCACACGATTGCCTCCGCATGATCTATGACGGTGGCGACAAACTGTTCGTTCCCGTTGAAAATATTGATGTTCTAAGTCGCTTTGGCTCCGATGAGGCGGTATCCGCCCTTGATAAGCTTGGTGGTGCCGGTTGGCAGGCACGCCGGGCGCGGGTCAAGAAGCGCCTGATGGATATGGCGGAGGAGTTGGTGCGCATCGCAGCCGCTCGCGAACTTCGCCAGGCTCCACCGATCAGTCCACCAGCTGGCGCTTATGACGAGTTCTCCGCCCGGTTCCCCTATGATGAGACCGATGACCAGTTGATGGCCATTGAGGACACGCTTGGTGACCTCTCAAAAGGCAAGCCCATGGACCGGTTGGTCTGCGGTGATGTTGGTTTTGGCAAAACTGAGGTTGCGCAGCGGGCCGCCTATACCGTGGCCATGGCCGGGCAACAGGTTGCCATCGTGGTGCCAACCACGCTTCTAGCCCGTCAGCACTATCAGAACTTTAAAGATCGCTTTGCCGGTTTGCCATTGAAGGTGGCGCAGCTATCCCGTCTGGTTTCTGCCAAAGAAGCCAAAGAGGTGAAGGAGGGGCTGGCTGACGGCACCGTCGATATCGTCATCGGCACCCATGCGCTTCTAGCCAAATCAATCAGCTTTGATCGCCTAGGCATGTTGGTGGTGGATGAAGAGCAGCGCTTTGGTGTCCGGCAGAAGGAACGCCTTAAGCAGATGCGTGAGGACATTCACGTCCTGACACTGACCGCGACGCCGATCCCCAGAACACTCCAGCTCTCGCTCACAGGTGTTCGTGATCTCAGCTTGATTACCACGCCACCGGTGGATCGCTTGGCGGTTCGGACCTTCGTCCTGCCGTTTGATAGCGTGATTATCCGGGAAGCTTTGATGCGAGAGCATTTCCGGGGAGGTCAATCCTTCTATGTCTGCCCAAGGATTGAGGATTTGGACCGGGTTGCCCGCCGTATTCGGGAAATGGCGCCGGAGCTTCGGTTGATTATGGCCCATGGTCAGATGGCGCCTGCCGCCCTTGAGGATGTGATGGAGGCCTATGATCGCGGTGAATATGACGTGCTCTTGGCGACCAACATTATTGAGGCTGGGCTCGACATTCCGAATGCCAACACGCTGATCGTCCACCGGGCCGACATGTTTGGCCTGGCGCAGCTGTATCAGATCCGGGGACGGGTAGGCCGTTCCAAGGTCCGAGGCTATGCCTATATGACCTATCCGGCTGATCGGAAGCTCACCGCGATTGCTGAGAAACGCCTGCAAGTCCTTGAAACCCTGGATACATTGGGTGCTGGCTTTAACCTCGCCAGCTATGACATGGATATTCGTGGGGCCGGTAACCTGCTGGGTGAGGCGCAGTCAGGCCACATCAAAGAGGTGGGGATCGAACTCTACCAGCAGATGCTGCGCGAGGCGGTTGAAGAGGCCCGCAATGGTGGCGCTGGGGCGGAGGGTGCCGCTAAATGGACGCCGCAGATCAATCTGGGCATGCCGGTCTTGATCCCTAAAGCATTCGTTCAGGATTTGAATGTCCGCCTATCTCTGTACCGGCGGCTTGGTGACCTTGTGGCTGATGAGGATATCGACAATTTTGCTGCTGAAATGGTGGACCGGTTTGGCAAGCTACCGACCGAGGTTGAGAACCTGCTCGCCGTGGTTCGTATCAAGGCCCTGTGCCGGATTGCCAATGTGGCCAAGGTGGATGCCGGACCAAAAGGTGCCATTGTCGCCTTCCATCAGGATAAGTTCGAGAAGGTCGATAAGCTGATGGAATACCTAAATAAACAGCGTGGCCTGGTGAAGATGCGGCCGGATCAACGTCTAGTGTTTATCCGGGCATGGGAAGATCGCGGGCAACGCCTTGCTGGCACGAAGCGTGTGCTGCAGGAACTTGCTGATATGGCTGTGGGTTAAGCGGAGCTATGGCCGGTGCCGATTGACGCGCCAACGGTTTCGAGGCTCGCCATCTGATCCAATGAGGAGAGATCAAATAGGGGTGCGAAGGTCTCCGGGTCATGCGCGCCGGCAATGGCATATTGCTGATCCACAATGAAGCAGGGCACCGCGTGAACGCCTAAACGCCGGGCATTGATGTCTGAGCTGCGCACCGCAGCCCGTTCATCATCGCTGTCTAGAAAGGCTTCGACCTCTGGGCGGTCCATGCCCAACTCCTCGGCCAGGCCAGCCAGGACGCCTAAATCACCAGTGTCCAGGCCCTCAACAAAGTAGCCATCGAATAGTTTGTCCACCATGGCCGATGCCTTGCCATTACGGTCAGCGAAGCGGACCAGGCGATGGGCATCGACGGTGTTCGGGGTTCGGCGGATAAGGTCGAGATTAAGGCCAATGCCGTCACGCTCTGCCGTTTGCTCCAGCATGGTCAGAACCTGGAGCGCACGTTCCCGGCTGCCGAACTTCAGACTTAGATAGGCAAAGCGGTCCATACCCTCCGCGGGCATGTCTGGGTTCAGTTGAAACGGCAACCAACGCAAATCGGCAGCACTATTGCCCCGTGCATCTAGGGCACGGTCCAATCGGCGTTTCCCGATATAGCACCACGGGCACACCACATCTGCGAAGATTTCGATCAACATGGCCCCACTATGCCATGATCCGCGCCCAAAGGGAATCGGCGTCACCTTTTTCTAGTCAGCTGGAAAAGCACAATGAATTCAGACAAGTACTATCCGAATCTGGAAGGGCGCCATGCAATTGTTACTGGCGCGTCATCGGGTTTAGGCCGGCACTTTGCCAGCACTCTAGCGAACCACGGCGCGGGGGTAACCTTGGCCGCTCGGCGTGTAGAACGGCTGGAAGCCTTACGAGATGATATTATCGATGCTGGTGGTCAGGCAGACCTTATCGAGTTGGATGTTACGGACACTGACGCCATCGGGGAGCGGCTAGGCCGTCATACCGATCAGTTCGGCGTCCCGGATATTCTGATCAATAACGCCGGGACCGCGGTCACCAAGAGGGCCATCAATCATGAAGAGGGTGATTGGGACCATGTCATGGATACCAATCTGAAGGGCCTGTTCTTTGTTGCGAAGCATTTCGCCAGCGCTGCCAGCCAGGCGGTTAAGGATGGTAAGCGGCCTGAAGCATCGATCGTTAACATCGCCTCAATCGTTGGTTTGCGCCCGGCTAGCCATGTTCTGGCCTATGCCGTTGCCAAGGCTGGCGTTGTTCAACTGACCAAGTGCTTGGCCCTAGAGTGGGTCCGCCACGGTATTCGCGTTAACGCAATCGCGCCCGGCTACATTAAGACCGAGTTGAATGAAGCCTTCTTCGAGGGTGAGGCTGGTCAGAAACTTATCGATCGGATCCCGCAGCGACAATTGGGCGAGGCCAGTGATCTGGACGGCCTATTGCTCCTGTTGGTTGATGGGGACCGTGGGCGTTTCATGACCGGCGGCATTTACCCCGCCGATGGTGGGCATCTGATCCAATCGCTTTAACCGCCTAGGCGAGGGCTGGCAGCTCAGTTATCCTTTGGCTATCGGTTTGTATGGAAGGGCCTGACATGGCAATAGGCGATCATAAGCGTGAGCGGCTTAAAGCCGCCTTGGTTGGTACCAAGGGCAATGCCTCTGAGGCTCGGCGCCGCTTGATGAAGGAGCTTGAGACCGATGAGCTCCTTTTCCGTGAGCTGGCTGCACCCTTCATGCATGGGATTGTGAGCCACGCCCTGGACAACTACGCAAAGTCGATTGGCCTACCAACGACCCATTCGCCGCGACGACCAGAGCCGCAAGCAACACCGCCGGCTAAAGAGTTAGACCCTGAAATCCTGGATCAGGTAATCGGCCAGATTGGACGCAATCCGGCGGCCACATCTAATGCCCCGGCCGCCAAAAGTCTGGCCGATCTGCCAACCAAGAAGCACGATCCTGGCAAGCAGGCACAGACCATGATGGCGCTGGCCAATGTCTATAAGAAGAAGCGCGCCGCTGAGGGCTATTAGGCGCCCGCTTCATCAGTCTTATCAGTGACTTCTTGGTCGATTCTGGTGCCCTTTGGCCGGTCTAGGCCAAACAGGGCATCAAGTGACAGGAGGCCAGGCCCCCGCGCAATCACGATAAGGGCGGCAATTCCCCACCAAACATGGCTGCCCCAGAAGCTGGCGGCGTCGGGGAAGACAAAGAACTCAATGACCAAGGTCATGATCAGTAGCCCAATGGCGGAGGCGCGGCTGAACAGCCCGGCGATGAGCAGCAAGGGCAGGGCAATTTCCATCACGCCTGCCAGCTCGGCGAACCGCTCAATCCACCACAGCATACTCTCGCTATAGGTGCCTTCAACCACATCCTCACAAAGGATCAGGGCACCTGGACGCAGCTCTTCAGGGCAGAAAAACTCATAAAGAAAAAGGTCATAGGTAACTGGTTCAAATGAGAACAAGCCGTTCCACTTGGCCAGTCCAGACAGCAGAAACACCCGGGCAACAACCAACCTGGCACCAAGCAGGGCGAATGGCTCAAGGTGGTTCAGGGATTGGGCGAGGGTGGCATGCCAACCGATTAGCTTTTTGATCATGTGGGAGGTTCCTGGTCTTTGACTTCTTATGATTGTTCGGTGGGTAGTCGGATATCGGTGAACAGGCCGGCTGACAGCGTGGCGGCGAATAGTGTCTGTGGCTCGAGGGCAGGATCGTCGGCCAAGGCTAGGTCTAGCGCTGCACTGATCGACAGCTCTTGCTTTAAGCAACGCAGAAAGGCCGTTTCTGACGGCGTTAGCGGTCGCGACTGCACTTCCTGATCAAATCGCCAGGCCAGGACGGTTATCGCCTCTGTCGCTACTTCTTGAGTTGCCTCAGGTGCTTGCCCAGCACGCAGTTGGAGCCACAGATCGTAAAGGCCATAGCCTATATCGATTAGGTGAACGTGGTCTGCCAGATCCAACAAGGCGCCATCGAGCCCCCGGCCGCCCATTTCTGCGACTTTTCGAGGATCTAATGGTGTCTGCTCTGGTGCTAGATGGGCCAGAAGCCAGCCACGATCTAGCCGAGCGAGATCGCTGAGCCATGGCAGTTTGTGTTCAGCCTCGGCATCGGTGATGAAATCCGGCAGCGTATCGCCAAACCCGACAAGGCTACGGCTGGCATTCCGATGCTTATCGACATAGGCCCGGGCCATAGCCTGAAAGAAGGCATCGCCCATCACCATGGCGACGGCGGGATAGTTGGAGCGCAGCGCGTCCACACCGGCCATAACGCTAGAGTTCCGGTAAATCAGGGCTTTAGGACCGGGATCGACACCACCAGCCATAAGGTCACTAAGACTCTCAGATCCAGCTTTGCCATCAATGAACGCACTGATCTGTTCAAAATGGGCACTAAGAGGCGAGGGCATGGGCTGGCCTATTGGGATCGATGGTTTTGATCGCTTGTTCCGCCCGATCACGCTCGGCGAGGAGTTCGGTAAAGGCTGGAATGTTGCTATCCCGTTCGACAAGGACAGGCTTGGGGCCCAAGTGCTCCAGGGCAACCTCCAGCAGGTCCCAGACACCCTCGGCAACCGGTGCGTTGTGGCTGTCGATCAGCATAGCCGCACCTAAATTGGGGTCTTCTTCATGTCCAGCGATATGGATTTCGCCAACCAAATCAGCCGGTAGCGCCTTGATATAGCCATGGGGGTCGAGGCCGACATTGTTGGCGCTGATCCAGACATTGTTCACGTCTAGCAGGACGCCGCACCCGGCGGATCTCGCCACATCGCACAGGAAATCCGGCTCAATGATCTCATGGGCGAAATCGAGATAGTTCGTCGGGTTCTCAATAAGAATTTGTCTGCCGATGAGCTCTTGAAACTCGGTGACGCGATTGATGAGGTGCTGGCGTGCCTCATCCGTTCTCGGCAAGGGCAGCAGATCGGCGTAGTAGTTGCCGTCATGGCTACACCAAGCCGCGTGCTCGGAAACCTGCTCTGGCTCATAACGATCAATAAGGCTGCGTAAGCCATTGATATGCTGTTGATCGTAGGGATCCAGACTACCCAGTGATGCCCCAACACCATGGAGGCTTAGGGCGCGATTTTGGCGGATGGCATCGAGCCAATCCAGGCGTGGACCGCCATCAACCATGTAGTTTTCGGGATGAACCTCAACCCAGAGCGATGCATCCTGATGATCTAGAACATCGCGATAGTGATCTGGCTTTAAGCCGATACCCGCATGGGCTGGCAGGCCAAAGACTGGGTCAGGTGGGGTTGCCGTGGTCATTTTTCTTATGTCTTCAGGGCAAACAAAGAGGGGCTGAGTATAGCACCCAGCCCCTTCGTAGAAGCGCAAAGCCGATTAGGCTGGGTTGTTGCGGTCCAGCGGCTTCAATGAGGCCGGTCCATGTGGCGTTTCAATAAACTCGCAAGACCCTTTCGGTGCATAGGTCCAGGCGTTGCCTTGGAAATCGATGGTGGAGGTGCCTTGGCAGCTTGTGCCAGCACCAGCTTTACAATCATTCTCACCAGCCAGAGAGATGCCGTAGCACTTGTCCTTCCGGCCAGAGAGCGAATTGCCATCGACCCAGGCTTCAAACTTCTCAGCCACGGCGGCTGGTGCACCACCGGTCAATGATAGTTGGCCATTCGGCTTAGCGTCAGCCGTGCCAGCGGTTGCCGCGGCGGCGAGTAGGGCGCCAGCAGCGAGAGATGAGGCAAGTAGGGTAGGTTTCGACATCGGTTGGGGCTCCTCTTGGGTGTCCTATTATGATGCCGGGAGTATCAAACAGATCGAATATCACGAGAAACTAACGTCCTCGTGAGGTCATCAAGATCATCGATGGATTATCGGGAAGTATGGCGGATGGGGTGGGATTCGAACCCACGAAGGGCGTGAACCCTTGCTGGTTTTCAAGACCAGTGCTTTCAACCGCTCAGCCACCCATCCGTTTCTGTGCGCTCTCATAACAAGTCCAAATCGGATTGGCGAGAGGCTATGATGCGGTTGTTCATTCTCACCACCCGGTGAGGTATCGAAATCATCCTGACAATCGATGTTCTACGTCAGCGAAATCCTAGACATTCTCTTGGCCCCAAGTCTTTGGCTGGTAAGCGCAATCCTGTTTGGCATGGCGCTTATGACCCGCTGGCCAATCTGGGGAAAACGGCTTGCTCTTGGTGCAGCCGGGCTATTGCTGTTGGTGGGTTTGTTGCCGGTTGGGGATTTTCTGATTCGGCCATTGGAAGCCCGCTTCCCTGCAATTGAGGATACTGGCGATCGTGGTTGGGGTCTTGGGCAGCGCCCGCATATCGCGGTTGTCCTAGGTGGGGCTGTCCAACCAGTTCTGAGCAATGGGGCTGAAAAGATTGCGGTTAATGGGGCGGCGGAGCGGCTACTGGCCACCGCCGCAATGGCAAAGCGCGAGCCCGGTCTCGCCATTATTGTTAGCGGTGGGGCCGGGAGCCTTTGGTCCGGCGACGCAGAAGCGCCGCTAATTGCAGAGTGGCTATCCATGCAAGGAGTGCCTGGTAATCAGCTGATTTTAGATGATAAATCCCGTAACACCTATGAGAACGCAAACTTCTCAATCGACATCCTTAAGCAGTCGATCCCATCCGATCAGCGCATGCGGTTAGCGATCATCACATCAGCGGCCCACATGCCCCGGGCTATTGGCAGCTTCCGGCGTGCCGCCGCTGCTGCGGGCCTGCTGGAGCTGGACCTTCTGGCCTACCCGGTGGATTACCGGAGCACACCAGTACCGCTGTTGCGGATACAGCGCGTCGGTGATGGTCTCTCCAATCTCGATGCGGCAAGTCGTGAGTGGCTGGCCCTCTTGGCCTACTTTTTTCTCGATCGTATCGACAGTCCGCTTCCCGGACCCGATATGCATGATCAGCCCATGGCCCCGGGTGAGCGACCGGAGCCACCAGCGTCTCCAGCCGAAGAAGACACCGAATGATCACCTATCCGGCCATTATCCGCACAACGGGATTATCCCTGATGATGGCGTCAGTTATGGCCGTTGGTCTTGCAGTGGCAGAGCCACCAATCGCGCCGAAGCCACCAGGAACCAAACCTGAAGCGCCGGTGGCAGAAGCTGCTCCAGATGGCGAACTTGCGGCGATCCCAACACCAAAGGTTAAGCCCGACGATATTCCGCCAGCGGCGGCACCATCTGGGCCCTATGAGCGTTGGGCTGCGGATTTCCGATCCAGATTACTGGCAAAGGGCGAGTTTTCAGCTGAGTTTCTTGATGAGCAGCTTGCCGATCTAAAGCTGATCCAGCGCGCAATTGAACTTGATCGCCGGCAACCCGAACGAACCCTGACACATGCTGAGTATTTGACCCGGGTCGTTAGCCAAACGAGAACCAACCAGGGCATTGACCGGTTTAAGCGATACCGCGAAGACCTGCGGGCGGCGGAAGAGAAGTTTGGCGTACCGGCGGAGATCGTAACGGCGCTTTGGGGCATTGAAACCAGTTATGGCGCCATCACCGGCGGTTTCGTTGTTAGGGACGCGTTGGCCACGCTGGCCTTCGAGGGGCGTCGGCGCAGCTTTTTTGAGGCTGAGTTGGTCAATCTGCTCAAGATCATTGAGCAAGAGGATCGTGATTACCGCGAGATGCTCGGCTCCTGGGCCGGTGCTATGGGGCAGAGCCAGTTCATGCCATCCAGCTTCCTTGCCTATGCCGTCGATGGGGATGGGGATGGTAAGCGAGATATCTGGGGCACCCAGCGCGATGTCTTCGCCTCCGCTGCCAACTATCTGAAACAGTCTGGTTGGCGTGAAGGTGAGCGTTGGGGCAGGGCGGTAAGCCTGCCATCAGGTTTTGATCGTAGCTTGGTTGGCAGTGATACCAGGCGGTCGATCAATGCTTGGCGCGATCTGGGTGTGACCCTCCGCGACGGTAGCGAGTTGCCGCCAGCGCTAGAGAACTTCACCGCGCGTCTGATCCAGCCAGATGGGGCTGGAGGTCCGGCGTTCCTTGCCTATCGAAACTTTGATGTGATCCTGCGTTGGAACCGCTCCAACTATTTTGCAACAGCGGTTGGTATCCTGTCGGATCGCATCCTTATCGGCGCCGAATGACGCCCAAAACAGGCTATCTTGCTGCCCTAGTTATCCACAGTTTATTCACAGGGGATATGGCAGGGCAGGATGACCAATCTGAAGACGTGTTTGGCTAACGTTTTTTCGCTAAAAACCAAAGCGTTGCGGCTTAGTTTGGGTTTGGTGGGTCTAGTGACGCTGTCCGCCTGTGCCGAGGCAACGCTGGTCACCCATATGGCCAAGCAGATGCCGGTTGATCTTGGCCCTGAGGTAGAAGCGCTGGGCAATCTTGCTCATCCGCATCGTGGTGGCCATTACAAGGTTGGTCTTCCCTATACGATTAAGGGCATCACTTATCGCCCCAAGGTCGATTATGACTATGACGAGGTGGGCATTGCCTCCTGGTATGGCCCGGGTTTCGACGGCAAGCTCACCGCCAATGGTGAGATTTACGACCAGGATCTTCTAACCGCCGCGCATAAGACGCTGCCCATGCCCAGCCTGGCGCGGGTGATTAATCTTGAGAATGGTCGGTCTGTGGTCGTGCGAATTAATGACCGGGGCCCATTTGCGCCCGGACGCATTATCGACATGTCTGATCGGGGCGCGCGCC
Protein-coding regions in this window:
- the recG gene encoding ATP-dependent DNA helicase RecG, which codes for MRPRILYPLFEQVERLRGIGPRLAKLVGKAAGGERIIDLLFHLPTGVIDRRRVVTIPEAPDGEIATLILSIGRHHRNPRRGIPYRVEASDEAGLITLIFFNARGDYLERELPEGGGKRLVSGKVEWRHGKAQMVHPDIIAAPEELDKIATLEPVYGLTAGLSNKVMGKAMADALSRVPNFPDWLPAGIQARESWPETKTALLQLHGEDSEGPVTSDQAPARQRLAYDELLADQLALALVRHQQKRARGRSLPPAGPLREKVLGTLPFALTGAQSRAMAEIDKDLGEDVRMLRLIQGDVGSGKTIVGFLTALRAIEAGYQAAMMAPTELLARQHLETMAPWAEAAGITLALLTGKIDQRARRARDGALADGTIQLAVGTHALFQDKVEFNRLGLVIVDEQHRFGVGQRLALGAKGQQVDMLVMTATPIPRTLSMTQYGDMDVSILDEKPPGRQPITTRAVTDDRLMDVVGRLKQATAQGERAYWVCPLVEDSEKSDMVAAEARAETLRDAMPGQVGLVHGRMDTEEKDRVVAAFAAGEISVLVATTVIEVGINVPEATIMVIEDANRFGLAQLHQLRGRVGRGDKPSSCLLLYKRSAGKTAQERLKILRDTDDGFEIAEADLLIRGAGEMLGTRQAGMPGFRIADLEHHKELLQTAHQDARLIVSQDPELTGERAEALRTLLYLFERDAAIRFMRSG
- a CDS encoding succinate dehydrogenase assembly factor 2, with the translated sequence MTDAQPETVSADEARDIRRRQLRYRSWKRGTKEMDLLMGNFADAYLDGFSDEELDQFEWLLRENDPDLYNWFVGVSQPPADYENPMLARFLAFDYKPDPR
- the mfd gene encoding transcription-repair coupling factor, which translates into the protein MSQTLHAAKEDDLADDDGSDLIGTLIFGAPSGHDARVLADLARDRVGGLVHIALDDTRTALLEELLAFFAPDVEVITFPAWDCLPYDRVSPKMEIVGQRIDALNRLNRDVPKGKSRLLLTTVNAILQKVPPRDAFEEASLTVEVGGRLDPDHLQRFLARNGYARAHTVREPGEYAIRGGIVDLYPPAADGPIRIDLFGDDVESIRLFDPVTQRTTDKLKEAVLVPITELFLDEPSIERFRTGYRALFGAVNDDDLLYEAISEGRKHPGMEHWLPLFYERLDTVLDYVPSAGISFDAQAVAAHRSRLEQIEDFFDARQTMMESRGKGDSSPGVLYRPVPTERLFLTDGGFERALEGRDTFQLAKTGASAEAEHSADGVGSGGRKGRDFGDIRALPDGNVFSALLEHAEAQLKAGRRFLLAAYSHGSLDRLRALMIDHELPEPLNVDSWAEAEKAKPDQWMAAILGLETGFESEDLTVVTEQDLLGDRLTRRRKRRRRSDKFLLEVGGLSEGDLLVHAEHGIGRFEGLETLDVGGAPHDCLRMIYDGGDKLFVPVENIDVLSRFGSDEAVSALDKLGGAGWQARRARVKKRLMDMAEELVRIAAARELRQAPPISPPAGAYDEFSARFPYDETDDQLMAIEDTLGDLSKGKPMDRLVCGDVGFGKTEVAQRAAYTVAMAGQQVAIVVPTTLLARQHYQNFKDRFAGLPLKVAQLSRLVSAKEAKEVKEGLADGTVDIVIGTHALLAKSISFDRLGMLVVDEEQRFGVRQKERLKQMREDIHVLTLTATPIPRTLQLSLTGVRDLSLITTPPVDRLAVRTFVLPFDSVIIREALMREHFRGGQSFYVCPRIEDLDRVARRIREMAPELRLIMAHGQMAPAALEDVMEAYDRGEYDVLLATNIIEAGLDIPNANTLIVHRADMFGLAQLYQIRGRVGRSKVRGYAYMTYPADRKLTAIAEKRLQVLETLDTLGAGFNLASYDMDIRGAGNLLGEAQSGHIKEVGIELYQQMLREAVEEARNGGAGAEGAAKWTPQINLGMPVLIPKAFVQDLNVRLSLYRRLGDLVADEDIDNFAAEMVDRFGKLPTEVENLLAVVRIKALCRIANVAKVDAGPKGAIVAFHQDKFEKVDKLMEYLNKQRGLVKMRPDQRLVFIRAWEDRGQRLAGTKRVLQELADMAVG